The following coding sequences lie in one Drosophila sulfurigaster albostrigata strain 15112-1811.04 chromosome 2R, ASM2355843v2, whole genome shotgun sequence genomic window:
- the LOC133838047 gene encoding dystrophin, isoforms A/C/F/G/H isoform X14 has translation MHDPSDYDSVCSDEDFLYVVQGASTPPLMNYDEFMVKTMDERQHIQKKTFTKWINSHLSNTQCSPVNDLFLDLRDGHRLLALLSTLTQTQLKPEKGRMRVHHINNLNKVLHVIQQHGVRLVNISSDDIVGGNAKLTLGLIWLIALEFNGQHLVKSHSSNGVEKSLLAWARQYTEPHGLPLNDFASSWADGRAFLMILAAHLDELDLETALGQHALQRLHLAFDLAHRHFKIEKLLDAEDVHTHKPDNKSIQMYVMCLFHAMESMRASERERVPCTSITDLDEVPLDTERELYTSDSATSMELKASAVRPLSTATNASVEISSYQTALEAVLTLLLEDEQLLSQELPDPEDFQTAKLQFHDNENFMLKLTEHQEFVGEALEEGSNLINESQKKDGSGLSQEDQNEVRQQMVLLNERWETLRLRALDMQAKILMRLAEFQKQKLEQLRQFLTNVEDRISHMSDIGPTLSEAEQQLAEARQLKSDLSEQQELVDSISSMVVIVNDTSGNFNDLEDRLSALGERWSHVVKWIDLRTEKLQQYKCISRWLDAREQDLKRMETRDVTDVGGITQRINELNYCAKDLLELQRYLIDLRQMVAATLQDGDDKGERVLMQLESYEDRLDALKQILEVQTLRIETKGFNFGRDRASYDDSRVVRPEGWVDYQMIIRFGDEEEEGEQQQPQQEQQQDQLASKKRKLRNGDNFFALETQIMEHFSHVQDVEQQLQQLQRQSLRNQCELLKELQSETQRRANTLPELKKLYEVCEQEEPARKLLLEAAHIKQLEQRYAALNQRLTNQQNESSTLLAKERYYNSLTGFKLVLADSRDWYKQHASSASCQSLEQRLSHMESLSTEIAEAREATEALDDQLIEWKRDFGIFYDSWHDMKQALQTLIQQRGGENLVQQVQQLEQFVAKVAGQKVRVSHLEAMQQQQQLLNQLVDELESLKPIYERVPAQLLTAELQAAWQRLPEQLSERVIKQTTAIENLNHFVAEYNSIIAVLSSAPEVVQAQDLRKLEIDVISARNFSEILIKESEEVQRETLQSQISALNALYQQVEQLHQAQRQQQSALQSQIEVIQQRLQQTEHWLSELEANTPKTGVADIGNSNELFQSKCKFQTLKETCEREATQFRELNELGGELLLQMDELQHKDSEQETDKEKEKDGTLAKQFTRLNARWSEVTERVYAKTALLEHISTQLGEFKKFMVSETGYLDRLENKIRNTPENAADAEEIMEELDDLENVLRAHSEEWLDKIQEIGNELIDNEFMADVIRKDIDGIVVRWTQLQQQAKKRTELLEEKVSEAEQSERAVVQLEAWLTRMDDILSEHLENDVTIEDLPDDFQILAREFAINERNFKDITELIAEHTRKGKTGAANRLQEQLNLMEMRFKACQAKLNKCTAPQPAYESRLNRAYGDLRNVEHSTLVLDVASAGPSTVQAQYQKCLQIYRTLSEIKAEIESTIKTGRRVCEDKYTKSPKQLSQRIDALKHLYNALGENVTQSKAFLEGLLKLARQLEQCFESADELIRRFESPQELHDRNSILLEFEDVLQRCEDHYNEYSKSCDQSCMQETRQRIDGLKATYHKLTSADIIKRLTEMKATLQNLDNISLDTLKAMEHDLKEINVPSNPEIEKLQQQVIAIVVDTLKTRHNQPSILAKPNDDDTEIVVVSDTVRQRRARTPQAGEAAGASSPSPKAATEAEATGEQVLPDLLPPQTFRLAESSTLFSQISLNPAKMVAESVAPPKPSKNKRKAPAAPAQVVEIKVKNIQNDKMSVQNIALEPQQGEIVDTVNILESVEPLLPEYVQTVQIVDLSEDSDSSLRVDAEGKEVRRSKSKRSLCESPKLKTAEMEEDKEDETELLRPGAGNTSTPFLRVEKQRISFDEKRKRIAHERDILRDSEEETEQQPTTEATTTPTTTATTTATEERPKAKRWRQLQPELEALTPDTEPESPIRNSFYSPDKETGYDIEPLVFSDDEEIPRFSMEMTPTFDSDSDTSRIETPSTKKPNSFLSKVLSSMPSTPLDDSNETLKSPPCGEAGAPTGLEQRVQDFNKLAEQMIYKLELTKVKIEQCHESEAEDLRLLIAPDAATLISRGDSLVLETHGKQGGISRLVMLTQIILREKFREVQQAKCKITGSAAPRPMPESVNIEELVTKGLRRINVLIEKPVDLKSSTELEKRMEDINERRDDLQVIVGAIGKNPQMPKVTPVMMSEIEKTKNNLIAHADSIELSLTELKNGTKIGNGNSNSNGSGVATRQDYNNEPSGSGTLASSFDKSVLHISDWLTWEQNMIKIQSVLVDDVDAVRLAIEKQEKVLRELKMKKPQLNELVHTAEVLKGDIKRQQLQEKELKQFSLAPHCSADLDYLRCFLKVTRLREHWDETSQCVLQRAAQLKSMLSDSQRFEAKRLELEKWLARMEQRAERMGTIATTADILEAQQKEQKSFHAELHQNKQHFELFSDLTQNLIAVYPNDDTSRIKKMTEAINQRYSNLNNGVINRGKQLHAAVHSLQSFDRSMDQFLAFLSETETLCENAESDIERNPLMFKVCLKLCL, from the exons ATGAACGACAGCACATACAGAAGAAAACTTTTACGAAATGGATCAATTCACATCTAAGCAATACCCAGTGCTCGCCAGTGAACGATTTGTTCTTGGACCTTCGAGATGGCCATCGTCTGTTGGCCCTGCTCAGCACACTGACACAAACACAGCTG AAACCCGAAAAGGGTCGCATGCGAGTGCATCACATCAACAATCTGAACAAGGTGCTGCACGTGATTCAACAGCATGGCGTCCGATTGGTCAACATCTCCAGTGATGACATTGTCGGCGGCAATGCCAAGCTCACCCTGGGCCTCATCTGGCTAATTGCGCTCGAGTTCAATGGCCAGCATCTAGTCAAAAGCCATTCCAGCAATGGCGTTGAGAAATCCCTGCTAGCCTGGGCGCGTCAATATACCGAACCCCATGGCTTGCCACTCAACGATTTCGCCAGCTCGTGGGCCGATGGTCGCGCTTTTCTGATGATATTGGCTGCGCATCTGGATGAGCTTGATCTGGAGACGGCTTTGGGGCAGCATGCCTTGCAGCGTCTACATTTGGCCTTTGATTTGGCTCATCGGCATTTCAAGATCGAGAAGCTGCTCGATGCGGAggatgtgcacacacacaagccgGACAACAAGTCGATACAGATGTATGTGATGTGTCTGTTCCATGCCATGGAATCGATGCGAGCAAGCGAAAGGGAACGCGTACCCTGTACCAGTATTACGGATCTCGATGAGGTGCCGCTGGATACCGAGCGGGAGCTCTACACCTCGGACAGTGCGACGAGCATGGAGCTGAAGGCGAGTGCAGTGCGTCCATTGAGCACAGCCACAAATGCCAGTGTGGAGATTAGCAGCTATCAGACGGCTCTGGAGGCGGTGCTaacgctgctgctggaggATGAGCAGTTGCTGTCGCAGGAGCTGCCCGATCCCGAGGACTTTCAGACCGCCAAGCTGCAGTTTCACGACAACGAAAACTTTATGCTGAAGTTAACTGAACATCAGGAGTTTGTGGGCGAAGCGCTCGAGGAGGGCAGCAATCTGATCAATGAGTCGCAGAAGAAAGACGGTTCGGGACTCTCACAGGAGGATCAGAATGAGGTGCGTCAACAGATGGTGCTGCTGAATGAACGCTGGGAGACGCTGCGTTTGCGTGCTTTGGATATGCAGGCGAAGATCCTCATGCGTCTGGCTGAGTTccagaaacagaaactggAGCAATTGCGTCAGTTTCTCACTAATGTCGAGGATCGCATCTCGCATATGAGCGACATTGGACCCACTCTCAGCGAGGCGGAGCAGCAGCTAGCCGAAGCCCGACAACTGAAGTCCGATCTCAGCGAGCAACAGGAGTTGGTGGACAGCATTAGCAGCATGGTGGTCATAGTCAACGATACCTCGGGTAATTTCAATGATCTCGAGGATCGTTTGAGTGCGTTGGGCGAGCGTTGGTCGCATGTGGTCAAGTGGATTGATTTGCGCACCGAAAAGTTGCAGCAATACAAATGCATCTCACGCTGGTTGGATGCTCGAGAGCAGGATCTGAAGCGCATGGAGACGCGGGATGTGACCGATGTGGGCGGCATTACACAGCGCATCAATGAGCTGAACTATTGTGCCAAGGATCTGCTCGAGTTGCAGCGTTATCTCATTGATCTGCGGCAAATGGTAGCTGCCACCTTACAGGATGGCGACGACAAAGGTGAACGTGTGCTGATGCAGCTGGAGAGCTACGAGGATCGTCTAGATGCTCTCAAGCAAATTCTTGAGGTACAAACGCTGCGCATTGAGACAAAGGGTTTCAATTTTGGACGCGATCGTGCCAGCTACGATGACAGTCGTGTGGTGCGTCCCGAAGGTTGGGTGGATTATCAGATGATTATCCGATTCGGTGATGAAGAGGAGGAGggagaacaacagcaaccacagcaggagcagcagcaggatcAACTAGCAAGCAAGAAGCGTAAATTGCGCAATGGTGATAACTTCTTTGCGCTTGAGACGCAGATCATGGAGCACTTTAGTCATGTGCAGGATGTggaacagcaactgcagcagctgcagcgtcAAAGTCTGCGCAATCAGTGCGAGCTGCTCAAGGAATTGCAGTCAGAGACTCAACGTCGTGCCAACACTTTACCCGAACTCAAGAAACTCTACGAAGTGTGTGAGCAAGAGGAACCAGCTCGCAAGTTGCTCTTAGAAGCAGCCCACATCAAGCAGCTGGAGCAACGCTATGCGGCATTGAATCAGCGCCTGACCAACCAGCAGAACGAGAGCAGCACGCTGCTGGCCAAGGAGCGTTACTACAACAGCCTGACAGGCTTCAAGCTCGTCTTGGCCGACTCTCGGGATTGGTATAAACAACATGCGAGCTCAGCCAGCTGCCAATCGTTAGAGCAGCGACTTAGCCACATGGAATCACTGTCCACGGAGATTGCCGAGGCACGCGAAGCAACCGAAGCACTCGATGACCAGCTGATCGAATGGAAGCGGGACTTTGGCATCTTCTACGACAGTTGGCACGACATGAAGCAAGCGTTGCAGACGCTTATCCAACAGCGTGGAGGCGAGAATCTTGTCCAACAGGTGCAACAACTGGAACAGTTTGTCGCGAAAGTTGCGGGGCAAAAAGTGCGTGTCTCACATCTGGAGgcaatgcagcaacagcagcagctgctcaatCAACTCGTCGATGAACTGGAGTCCCTAAAACCCATCTATGAACGTGTGCCTGCTCAGCTCTTGACCGCTGAGTTGCAAGCTGCCTGGCAACGATTGCCGGAGCAGCTGAGCGAACGCGTCATCAAGCAGACGACGGCGATTGAGAACCTCAATCATTTCGTAGCCGAATACAATTCGATTATAGCGGTGCTCAGCAGTGCTCCAGAAGTGGTGCAAGCGCAGGATTTGCGTAAGCTGGAGATTGATGTGATTAGTGCGCGTAACTTCAGCGAGATACTCATCAAGGAGTCGGAGGAAGTGCAGCGTGAGACGCTGCAGTCGCAGATAAGTGCGCTGAATGCGCTCTACCAGCAGGTGGAGCAACTGCATCAGGCCCAGCGTCAACAGCAGTCGGCGCTGCAGTCGCAAATCGAGGTGATTCAACAGCGACTGCAGCAAACGGAACATTGGCTCAGTGAACTGGAGGCAAACACGCCAAAAACTGGCGTCGCTGACATTGGCAATTCCAATGAGCTGTTCCagagcaaatgcaaatttcagaCGCTCAAGGAAACCTGCGAAAGGGAGGCCACGCAATTTCGGGAGCTCAACGAGCTGGGCGgtgagttgctgctgcaaatggATGAGCTGCAACACAAGGACAGCGAACAAGAGACGgacaaggagaaggagaaggatgGCACGTTAGCCAAACAGTTTACACGCCTCAATGCTCGCTGGTCTGAGGTCACGGAACGTGTGTATGCCAAGACTGCGCTGTTGGAGCACATCTCCACGCAGCTGGGTGAGTTTAAGAAGTTCATGGTCAGCGAAACTGGCTATTTGGATCGCCTCGAGAACAAGATACGCAACACACCCGAAAACGCTGCTGATGCCGAGGAAATTATGGAAGAGCTTGAC GATCTGGAAAACGTGCTGCGCGCTCACTCCGAAGAGTGGTTGGACAAGATTCAGGAAATTGGCAACGAGCTAATTGATAATGAATTCATGGCCGATGTTATACGCAAGGACATCGATGGCATTGTAGTGCGCTGGacacagctgcaacagcaggcCAAGAAGCGCACCGAACTGCTCGAGGAGAAGGTCAGCGAGGCGGAGCAATCGGAGCGGGCGGTGGTCCAACTGGAGGCGTGGCTAACGCGCATGGACGACATACTCAGCGAGCATCTGGAAAACGATGTGACCATTGAGGATCTGCCCGACGATTTTCAG aTTTTGGCCCGCGAATTTGCTATTAACGAGCGCAACTTTAAAGACATAACTGAATTGATTGCAGAGCACACCCGCAAGGGGAAAACAGGAGCTGCCAATCGGTTGCAGGAGCAACTCAATTTGATGGAGATGCGCTTCAAGGCCTGTCAGGCGAAACTGAACAAATGCACTGCTCCGCAGCCCGCCTACGAGTCGCGTTTAAATCGTGCCTACGGCGATCTACGCAACGTGGAGCACTCCACTTTAGTGCTGGATGTGGCCTCAGCTGGTCCCAGCACCGTGCAGGCGCAGTATCAAAAATGTTTG caaatttatCGCACACTCTCTGAAATCAAGGCGGAAATCGAGAGCACTATAAAGACCGGACGTCGAGTGTGCGAGGATAAATACACCAAGTCACCGAAGCAGCTGAGTCAACGCATCGATGCACTGAAGCATCTGTACAATGCGCTCGGCGAGAATGTTACACAGTCGAAGGCTTTTCTAGAGGGTCTTCTTAAACTGGCCAGACAACTTGAGCAATGCTTTGAGTCTGCAGATGAGCTAATACGCCGCTTCGAGTCGCCACAGGAGTTGCACGATCGCAACTCCATATTGCTGGAGTTTGAGGATGTTTTGCAGCGTTGCGAGGATCACTACAATGAGTACAGCAAATCCTGTGATCAGAGCTGCATGCAGGAGACGCGTCAACGCATCGATGGTCTGAAGGCGACCTATCATAAGTTGACAAGTGCTGATATCATCAAACGTTTGACTGAGATGAAGGCAACTCTGCAGAACTTGGATAACATATCACTGGATACGCTAAA AGCCATGGAACATGATCTGAAGGAGATAAATGTGCCCTCGAATccggaaattgaaaagttgcagcaacaagTGATTGCGATTGTTGTG GATACATTAAAAACGCGCCACAATCAGCCAAGCATTTTGGCCAAACCCAACGACGACGATACGGAAATTGTTGTAGTTAGCGATACAGTGCGTCAAAGACGTGCGCGCACACCTCAAGCCGGCGAAGCTGCCGGCGCCTCTTCGCCATCTCCCAAGGCAGCCACCGAAGCGGAGGCAACGGGCGAACAAGTCTTGCCAGATTTGTTGCCACCACAAACGTTTCGTCTGGCCGAATCGAGCACTCTCTTCTCCCAGATCTCGTTGAATCCTGCTAAAATGGTTGCCGAATCGGTGGCACCGCCAAAGCCATCGAAGAATAAACGCAAGGCGCCAGCAGCACCTGCGCAAGTGGTTGAGATCAAGGTGAAGAACATACAGAATGATAAGATGTCTGTGCAGAACATCGCTCTCGAACCTCAGCAAGGCGAAATCGTGGACACCGTGAACATCTTGGAGAGCGTGGAGCCGCTGTTACCCGAGTATGTGCAGACTGTGCAGATTGTGGATCTGTCTGAGGACTCGGACTCCTCGCTGCGCGTAGATGCCGAAGGCAAAGAGGTGCGACGCAGCAAGAGCAAACGCTCCTTATGCGAATCACCAAAGCTGAAGACAGCTGAGATGGAGGAGGATAAAGAAGATGAAACGGAGCTGCTGCGTCCTGGAGCAGGCAATACAAGCACTCCGTTTTTGCGTGTGGAAAAGCAGCGCATTTCCTTTGATGAGAAACGCAAACGCATAGCTCATGAGCGTGATATTCTGCGTGATTCCGAAGAGGAAACcgaacagcagccaacaactgaggcaactacaacaccaacaacaacagcaacaacaaccgcaactgaAGAGCGTCCCAAGGCGAAACGCTGGCGTCAGTTGCAACCAGAATTGGAGGCGCTGACGCCGGACACAGAACCCGAATCGCCCATTCGCAATAGTTTCTATAGTCCCGATAAGGAGACAGGTTACGATATCGAACCCTTGGTATTCTCTGATGATGAGGAGATACCACGATTCTCGATGGAAATGACACCAACGTTTGACTCCGATAGTGATACG AGTCGCATTGAGACGCCCTCGACGAAGAAGCCAAATTCTTTTTTGAGCAAGGTGCTCAGCTCGATGCCCTCGACACCTCTTGATGACTCCAATGAGACGCTGAAGAGCCCCCCTTGTGGAGAAGCTGGTGCTCCAACTGGCTTGGAACAACGTGTGCAGGACTTTAATAAGTTGGCCGAACAAATGATCTACAAACTGGAATTGACCAAGGTCAAGATCGAACAGTGTCACGAAAGCGAAGC CGAGGATTTGCGACTTCTAATTGCGCCTGATGCTGCCACATTGATCTCCAGGGGCGACTCCTTGGTGCTTGAGACCCATGGCAAACAAGGCGGCATTTCTCGCCTGGTCATGCTCACCCAGATTATATTGCGTGAAAAGTTCCGCGAGGTGCAACAGGCCAA ATGCAAAATCACTGGCTCGGCAGCTCCACGTCCAATGCCGGAGAGTGTTAACATTGAGGAGCTGGTCACGAAGGGATTGCGACGCATTAACGTGCTCATTGAGAAGCCCGTTGACCTTAAGTCCAGCACTGAGCTAGAGAAACGCATGGAGGATATCAAT GAACGCCGAGACGATTTGCAGGTCATTGTCGGAGCCATCGGAAAGAATCCTCAAATGCCAAAGGTTACGCCCGTCATGATGAGTGAAATCGAAAAG actaaaaacaatttgattgcTCATGCCGATTCGATTGAGCTCTCATTGACCGAACTGAAAAATGGCACTAAAattggcaacggcaacagcaacagcaatggatCAGGCGTCGCCACACGACAGG aTTACAACAACGAACCGAGTGGAAGCGGCACTTTGGCCAGCAGCTTTGATAAGTCAGTGCTGCACATTTCCGACTGGCTAACTTGGGAACAAAACATGATCAAGATACAGAGTGTGCTCGTCGACGATGTGGATGCCGTTCGCTTGGCCATCGAGAAACAGGAG AAAGTTTTGCgtgaattgaaaatgaaaaagccGCAACTCAATGAACTGGTCCACACGGCGGAAGTGCTTAAAGGTGACATCAAGCGGCAGCAGCTACAGGAGAAAG